Proteins co-encoded in one Arachis hypogaea cultivar Tifrunner chromosome 11, arahy.Tifrunner.gnm2.J5K5, whole genome shotgun sequence genomic window:
- the LOC112722573 gene encoding uncharacterized protein isoform X3, translated as MPGNDVGDRVHNFFGQENLSQGQYHSQAVDGNWPGLTNNLWAGSQRPTDGPFISNLKNFNLQQSDPEQGHTSSPHLRHGLNLAQSNLRPDTGRNQLPNQQAAVNGYMQGHQVFQPRQNEGNILGVDTEAGFHGIRGMPVLESQQGTGLELYKKNLTRTDAVESPVNYDFFGGQQQLSGRQSNMLQPLPRQQSGINDMQLLQQQVMLNQMQEFQRQQQFHQLDARQHSSMAPVPSISKQAVPSHSASLINGIPINEASNLMWQPEVMASNASWLQRSASPVMQGASNGLILSPDQVRLMGLVPNQGDQSLYGLPVSGSRGAPNLYPHVQADKPAVSQVSISHQYANLQGDKPALPHLATSGNSFPPQQYGSYSDQADTNDGSPMPRQDIQGKNMFGSVAQGINMEHLQQVNSEQRNVPIEDFHGRQEVGGSSETSQEKMVMQVPPSQNVATLDPTEEKILFGSDDNLWDGFGRNTGFNMLDSADSFGGFPSLQSGSWSALMQSAVAETSSTETGIQEEWSRPSFRNNERSSGNERASAIDSSKQPVWADNNLQSAPNINSRPFLRPDDVSRPNSVSYSGVPGFHQSSVDTVPEQRDRLQTDTSQRSIPQFLERGKWLDCGPQQKPIAEGNRVYGNAADSSGIEINEKVISGSWTHQQMLPSPNSSGEALNRSNGWNGIKSAPSDNSSTLKARENENMFHSRHEDARQETSHVSAMWEPGSDTNSSAGLEHVKSPANMQICGEDTGMNGIGAIPNPGATWVSRQNNQQLHNVDAWRHSDSMGSYGNDGPGKYRFHMEKNPLVLESSRNEKLEGDIHDSENKNEKSADGVGSNSSHHRVASFDGSDSRSPKVSAGAGNRRTPVTRKFQFHPMGDVGVDMETHGNKHAINSHPTPHQPFGGLKGHDQSYPGQSKYGHSDENYTETEKRNAPAFQGETKSLDDNTSKTALPGQIPKTLAPFDRSVTNYALNKTASPRVPDTESSDGSQRNQSSSQGFGLQLAPPTQRLPVASSRVTSETVDKGNTWLSSTQNFPSRESSHELRNNISGSSGQVFDKASQYNVLGNMSQDLSSGFPFSRIHTQNLNRASFVGKASNSQSSNANFVDQTVPANQMDEYGERSHTSQSESVSARDMPRPSGIDQFNSRDPSMQTSASETAAATVSHPSVTFSASMQGTASKVLHNVWTNVSGKQLPNSSKIPSRLQPINVSETTTWPLKPGIEDSKDGNEISRQQMLSESVEAADETASASHVKEKVGKGIPDASQTSPAATSRDIEDFGRSLRPNNFLHQNFPLLNQVQSMKNIEIDPSNRDVKRFKVSDNAIDKQQEDFNQGRQSYGYDTMVKDVSGDSSTVPPADPNIPGFPTKPVDGRDTNASSLDVGGYGQKNALNVSNSNNPASIRSEHPMINPQMAPSWFEQYGTFKNGKMLPMYDARAMAPPKPIDQSFTVRNQSDSVHLGKSMEQVNSLGDAGNARLSPTPTSFSSEHVPSRLLPPAIESDLLTRPKKRKSSTSELIPFHKELEQGSERLQDISAAELDWAQAANRLVEKVEEDTEQNEEPTMKSRRRLVLTTQLMQQLFNPPTAAVLSADAKSNHESLVYSVARLVLGDACSSVSQSGSGGSKKLLHDKLKSSEKNDHYIRQVEDFVGRMRKLENDILRLDNRSSILDLRVECQDLERFSVINRFAKFHGRGQNDGAETSSADAARNAHKPSPPQRYVTAVPMPRNLPDRVQCLSL; from the exons ATGCCTGGAAACGACGTAGGAGACAGGGTCCATAATTTTTTCGGTCAGGAAAACTTGTCCCAGGGCCAGTACCATTCACAGGCAGTGGACGGGAACTGGCCAGGGTTAACCAACAACTTGTGGGCTGGTAGCCAGAGGCCAACTGATGGGCCTTTCATTTCCAATTTGAAGAATTTCAATCTACAGCAATCGG ATCCTGAGCAGGGACACACAAGCTCTCCACATTTGCGACATGGTTTGAACCTGGCACAATCTAACCTGAGGCCTGACACTGGCAGAAATCAACTCCCGAACCAACAAGCAGCTGTTAATGGCTATATGCAGGGGCACCAGGTTTTCCAGCCTAGGCAAAATGAAGGGAACATTTTGGGAGTGGATACCGAAGCTGGTTTTCATGGCATACGAGGAATGCCAGTACTTGAATCACAACAAGGCACTGGTCTTGAACTCTATAAGAAGAATTTGACTAGGACTGATGCAGTTGAATCTCCTGtcaattatgatttttttggaggTCAACAACAATTAAGTGGTCGGCAATCAAACATGCTTCAGCCTTTGCCTAGACAGCAGTCTGGCATAAATGACATGCAACTTTTACAGCAGCAAGTAATGCTCAACCAGATGCAAGAATTTCAAAGGCAGCAACAATTTCATCAACTGGATGCAAGGCAACATAGTTCAATGGCTCCAGTTCCCTCCATTTCAAAACAGGCAGTTCCAAGCCATTCTGCTTCTCTCATCAATGGCATTCCCATAAATGAGGCATCTAACCTTATGTGGCAACCTGAAGTCATGGCAAGTAATGCAAGTTGGCTCCAGCGTAGTGCATCGCCGGTCATGCAAGGGGCTTCAAATGGGCTTATATTATCACCTGATCAAGTGCGTCTGATGGGACTGGTTCCTAATCAAGGAGACCAGTCTCTTTATGGGCTTCCAGTTTCTGGCTCAAGAGGTGCGCCCAACTTGTATCCTCATGTTCAAGCAGATAAGCCAGCAGTGTCTCAGGTTTCTATCTCACACCAGTATGCTAACCTTCAAGGGGACAAACCTGCGCTCCCACACTTAGCAACGAGTGGTAATTCATTTCCACCTCAGCAGTATGGTTCGTATTCAGATCAAGCTGACACAAATGACGGAAGTCCGATGCCAAGACAAGATATTCAAGGGAAAAATATGTTTGGTTCTGTTGCTCAAGGTATAAATATGGAGCACTTGCAGCAAGTGAATTCGGAGCAAAGAAATGTGCCAATTGAAGATTTTCATGGGAGGCAAGAAGTAGGTGGATCATCAGAGACTTCACAGGAAAAGATGGTAATGCAGGTTCCACCTTCACAGAATGTGGCCACCCTGGATCCAACTGAAGAGAAAATCTTGTTTGGTTCAGATGACAATCTGTGGGATGGATTTGGCAGGAATACAGGATTCAATATGTTGGACAGTGCAGATAGTTTTGGGGGATTTCCTTCTCTCCAGAGCGGAAGCTGGAGTGCACTTATGCAGTCTGCTGTAGCCGAAACATCTAGTACTGAAACAGGCATACAGGAAGAGTGGAGTCGTCCAAGTTTCCGGAATAATGAACGTTCATCTGGGAATGAGCGGGCTTCAGCCATTGATAGCAGCAAACAGCCAGTTTGGGCCGACAATAACTTGCAGTCAGCCCCCAATATAAATTCAAGACCTTTTCTTCGGCCAGATGATGTTAGCAGGCCCAATTCTGTAAGCTATTCTGGTGTTCCCGGATTTCATCAGTCAAGTGTTGATACTGTACCAGAACAGCGTGACAGGTTACAGACCGACACTTCTCAAAGATCAATTCCACAGTTTTTAGAAAGAGGCAAATGGTTAGATTGCGGCCCGCAGCAAAAACCAATTGCTGAAGGGAATCGTGTTTATGGAAATGCTGCTGATTCTTCAGGTATAGAAATTAATGAAAAGGTTATTTCTGGTTCATGGACCCATCAACAGATGCTACCATCCCCAAATAGTAGTGGTGAGGCACTCAATAGATCTAATGGATGGAATGGAATTAAATCAGCCCCATCTGATAACAGTTCTACTCTTAAGGCTCGTGAAAATGAAAACATGTTTCATTCCCGTCATGAAGATGCTAGACAAGAGACAAGCCATGTATCTGCAATGTGGGAGCCTGGTTCTGATACTAATTCATCAGCTGGATTGGAACATGTTAAGTCTCCAGCTAATATGCAGATTTGTGGGGAAGATACTGGTATGAATGGCATTGGTGCTATACCAAACCCAGGTGCTACATGGGTCAGCAGGCAAAACAACCAGCAACTTCATAACGTTGATGCATGGAGACATTCTGATTCCATGGGGAGCTATGGAAATGATGGTCCAGGAAAATATCGGTTTCATATGGAGAAAAACCCTCTAGTTTTGGAATCATCTAGGAATGAGAAATTAGAAGGAGACATTCATGATAGtgagaataaaaatgaaaaatcagCAGATGGTGTTGGCTCTAATTCATCTCACCATAGAGTTGCCAGTTTTGATGGAAGTGATTCACGTAGTCCAAAGGTATCTGCTGGTGCAGGAAATCGAAGAACTCCTGTAACTCGTAAATTTCAGTTTCACCCTATGGGGGATGTTGGTGTTGATATGGAGACTCATGGAAACAAACATGCCATAAATTCACATCCTACACCCCATCAACCTTTTGGAGGACTTAAAGGACATGACCAAAGCTATCCTGGGCAGTCAAAGTATGGTCATTCTGATGAAAATTATACTGAAACAGAGAAG AGGAATGCACCTGCTTTTCAGGGTGAgacaaaaagcttggatgataaTACTTCAAAAACCGCACTGCCTGGCCAAATACCCAAGACATTAGCCCCCTTTGATAGAAGTGTCACTAATTATGCCTTAAACAAGACTGCTTCTCCCAG GGTGCCGGATACTGAATCTTCTGATGGGTCTCAACGGAATCAAAGTTCATCTCAGGGATTTGGTTTACAGTTGGCTCCTCCCACTCAAAGGCTTCCTGTGGCATCATCTCGTGTTACATCTGAAACAGTGGATAAGGGCAATACATGGTTGTCTTCTACTCAGAATTTTCCTTCTCGAGAGTCATCTCATGAGCTTAGGAATAACATTTCTGGTTCCTCAGGACAAGTTTTTGATAAAGCCTCACAGTACAATGTGCTGGGAAATATGTCACAGGATTTGTCATCTGGGTTTCCTTTCTCGAGGATCCATACTCAAAATCTAAACAGGGCTAGTTTTGTTGGAAAAGCTTCAAATAGTCAATCTTCCAATGCAAATTTTGTTGATCAGACTGTTCCCGCAAATCAGATGGATGAATATGGTGAAAGATCTCACACTAGTCAATCTGAATCAGTATCTGCTCGGGATATGCCTCGTCCAAGTGGTATAGACCAATTCAATTCAAGAGACCCTTCCATGCAAACTTCGGCATCAGAGACTGCCGCTGCCACAGTTTCTCATCCTTCTGTAACATTTAGTGCATCTATGCAAGGCACCGCTTCAAAAGTTCTACACAACGTATGGACCAACGTTTCTGGCAAGCAACTTCCTAACTCCTCAAAGATTCCTTCCCGTCTCCAACCAATTAATGTTTCTGAAACCACAACCTGGCCATTGAAGCCAGGTATTGAAGATTCAAAGGATGGTAATGAAATCTCTCGGCAGCAGATGTTGTCTGAGAGTGTTGAGGCTGCGGATGAGACAGCAAGCGCGTCACATGTGAAGGAAAAAGTTGGGAAGGGTATACCCGATGCATCTCAAACTAGTCCAGCTGCTACTTCTAGAGATATTGAAGACTTTGGCCGGTCTTTGAGACCAAATAACTTTTTACACCAGAACTTCCCTTTGCTAAATCAGGTTCAGTCCATGAAAAATATTGAGATTGATCCCAGTAATCGAGATGTCAAGAGATTCAAAGTTTCAGATAATGCGATAGATAAACAGCAGGAAGATTTCAACCAAGGACGGCAGTCATATGGATATGATACCATGGTCAAAGATGTGTCGGGTGATAGTTCTACAGTGCCTCCAGCTGATCCTAATATACCAGGCTTCCCTACGAAGCCAGTTGATGGTCGAGACACTAATGCATCTTCTCTGGATGTGGGTGGATATGGTCAGAAAAATGCTCTCAATGTCTCCAACAGTAACAATCCAGCTTCTATTAGAAGTGAACATCCTATGATAAATCCTCAGATGGCTCCATCGTGGTTTGAACAATATGGAACTTTTAAAAATGGTAAAATGTTGCCTATGTATGATGCACGGGCGATGGCTCCTCCTAAACCTATAGACCAGTCTTTCACTGTGAGGAACCAGTCTGATAGTGTGCATCTTGGCAAGTCAATGGAGCAAGTTAATAGTCTTGGTGATGCTGGTAATGCTAGGCTAAGTCCAACGCCCACTTCCTTTTCAAGCGAGCATGTTCCTTCTCGGTTATTGCCTCCTGCAATTGAATCTGATTTACTCACAAGACCTAAGAAGCGGAAAAGTTCCACATCTGAACTCATTCCATTTCATAAAGAATTGGAACAGGGCTCTGAAAGGCTTCAAGATATCAG TGCTGCAGAATTAGATTGGGCCCAAGCTGCAAATAGATTGGTTGAGAAG GTTGAAGAGGATACCGAGCAAAATGAAGAACCAACAATGAAATCAAGAAGACGGCTTGTTTTGACAACACAgcttatgcagcaattatttaaCCCTCCGACAGCAGCAGTTCTCTCTGCCGATGCCAAATCGAACCATGAAAGTCTGGTCTACTCTGTTGCTAGACTAGTTTTAGGAGATGCATGCAGTTCAGTCTCACAGTCTGGAAGTGGTGGTAGCAAGAAACT GCTGCATGATAAACTTAAATCATCAGAGAAGAACGATCATTACATTAGGCAAGTGGAAGACTTTGTTGGTAGAATGAGGAAACTGGAAAATGATATATTGAG ATTGGATAACAGATCCTCAATTTTGGACTTGAGAGTGGAATGTCAAGATTTAGAAAGATTTTCTGTGATCAACCGGTTTGCCAAGTTCCATGGAAGGGGGCAAAATGATGGGGCAGAGACCTCATCTGCTGATGCAGCTCGAAATGCTCATAAACCAAGCCCCCCTCAGAGATACGTTACTGCTGTTCCGATGCCTAGAAATCTCCCAGACAGGGTACAATGTCTTTCactttga
- the LOC112722573 gene encoding uncharacterized protein isoform X1, producing the protein MPGNDVGDRVHNFFGQENLSQGQYHSQAVDGNWPGLTNNLWAGSQRPTDGPFISNLKNFNLQQSDPEQGHTSSPHLRHGLNLAQSNLRPDTGRNQLPNQQAAVNGYMQGHQVFQPRQNEGNILGVDTEAGFHGIRGMPVLESQQGTGLELYKKNLTRTDAVESPVNYDFFGGQQQLSGRQSNMLQPLPRQQSGINDMQLLQQQVMLNQMQEFQRQQQFHQLDARQHSSMAPVPSISKQAVPSHSASLINGIPINEASNLMWQPEVMASNASWLQRSASPVMQGASNGLILSPDQVRLMGLVPNQGDQSLYGLPVSGSRGAPNLYPHVQADKPAVSQVSISHQYANLQGDKPALPHLATSGNSFPPQQYGSYSDQADTNDGSPMPRQDIQGKNMFGSVAQGINMEHLQQVNSEQRNVPIEDFHGRQEVGGSSETSQEKMVMQVPPSQNVATLDPTEEKILFGSDDNLWDGFGRNTGFNMLDSADSFGGFPSLQSGSWSALMQSAVAETSSTETGIQEEWSRPSFRNNERSSGNERASAIDSSKQPVWADNNLQSAPNINSRPFLRPDDVSRPNSVSYSGVPGFHQSSVDTVPEQRDRLQTDTSQRSIPQFLERGKWLDCGPQQKPIAEGNRVYGNAADSSGIEINEKVISGSWTHQQMLPSPNSSGEALNRSNGWNGIKSAPSDNSSTLKARENENMFHSRHEDARQETSHVSAMWEPGSDTNSSAGLEHVKSPANMQICGEDTGMNGIGAIPNPGATWVSRQNNQQLHNVDAWRHSDSMGSYGNDGPGKYRFHMEKNPLVLESSRNEKLEGDIHDSENKNEKSADGVGSNSSHHRVASFDGSDSRSPKVSAGAGNRRTPVTRKFQFHPMGDVGVDMETHGNKHAINSHPTPHQPFGGLKGHDQSYPGQSKYGHSDENYTETEKRNAPAFQGETKSLDDNTSKTALPGQIPKTLAPFDRSVTNYALNKTASPSQNILELLHKVDQSREHGIATKTSTSNRHLSSRVPDTESSDGSQRNQSSSQGFGLQLAPPTQRLPVASSRVTSETVDKGNTWLSSTQNFPSRESSHELRNNISGSSGQVFDKASQYNVLGNMSQDLSSGFPFSRIHTQNLNRASFVGKASNSQSSNANFVDQTVPANQMDEYGERSHTSQSESVSARDMPRPSGIDQFNSRDPSMQTSASETAAATVSHPSVTFSASMQGTASKVLHNVWTNVSGKQLPNSSKIPSRLQPINVSETTTWPLKPGIEDSKDGNEISRQQMLSESVEAADETASASHVKEKVGKGIPDASQTSPAATSRDIEDFGRSLRPNNFLHQNFPLLNQVQSMKNIEIDPSNRDVKRFKVSDNAIDKQQEDFNQGRQSYGYDTMVKDVSGDSSTVPPADPNIPGFPTKPVDGRDTNASSLDVGGYGQKNALNVSNSNNPASIRSEHPMINPQMAPSWFEQYGTFKNGKMLPMYDARAMAPPKPIDQSFTVRNQSDSVHLGKSMEQVNSLGDAGNARLSPTPTSFSSEHVPSRLLPPAIESDLLTRPKKRKSSTSELIPFHKELEQGSERLQDISAAELDWAQAANRLVEKVEEDTEQNEEPTMKSRRRLVLTTQLMQQLFNPPTAAVLSADAKSNHESLVYSVARLVLGDACSSVSQSGSGGSKKLLHDKLKSSEKNDHYIRQVEDFVGRMRKLENDILRLDNRSSILDLRVECQDLERFSVINRFAKFHGRGQNDGAETSSADAARNAHKPSPPQRYVTAVPMPRNLPDRVQCLSL; encoded by the exons ATGCCTGGAAACGACGTAGGAGACAGGGTCCATAATTTTTTCGGTCAGGAAAACTTGTCCCAGGGCCAGTACCATTCACAGGCAGTGGACGGGAACTGGCCAGGGTTAACCAACAACTTGTGGGCTGGTAGCCAGAGGCCAACTGATGGGCCTTTCATTTCCAATTTGAAGAATTTCAATCTACAGCAATCGG ATCCTGAGCAGGGACACACAAGCTCTCCACATTTGCGACATGGTTTGAACCTGGCACAATCTAACCTGAGGCCTGACACTGGCAGAAATCAACTCCCGAACCAACAAGCAGCTGTTAATGGCTATATGCAGGGGCACCAGGTTTTCCAGCCTAGGCAAAATGAAGGGAACATTTTGGGAGTGGATACCGAAGCTGGTTTTCATGGCATACGAGGAATGCCAGTACTTGAATCACAACAAGGCACTGGTCTTGAACTCTATAAGAAGAATTTGACTAGGACTGATGCAGTTGAATCTCCTGtcaattatgatttttttggaggTCAACAACAATTAAGTGGTCGGCAATCAAACATGCTTCAGCCTTTGCCTAGACAGCAGTCTGGCATAAATGACATGCAACTTTTACAGCAGCAAGTAATGCTCAACCAGATGCAAGAATTTCAAAGGCAGCAACAATTTCATCAACTGGATGCAAGGCAACATAGTTCAATGGCTCCAGTTCCCTCCATTTCAAAACAGGCAGTTCCAAGCCATTCTGCTTCTCTCATCAATGGCATTCCCATAAATGAGGCATCTAACCTTATGTGGCAACCTGAAGTCATGGCAAGTAATGCAAGTTGGCTCCAGCGTAGTGCATCGCCGGTCATGCAAGGGGCTTCAAATGGGCTTATATTATCACCTGATCAAGTGCGTCTGATGGGACTGGTTCCTAATCAAGGAGACCAGTCTCTTTATGGGCTTCCAGTTTCTGGCTCAAGAGGTGCGCCCAACTTGTATCCTCATGTTCAAGCAGATAAGCCAGCAGTGTCTCAGGTTTCTATCTCACACCAGTATGCTAACCTTCAAGGGGACAAACCTGCGCTCCCACACTTAGCAACGAGTGGTAATTCATTTCCACCTCAGCAGTATGGTTCGTATTCAGATCAAGCTGACACAAATGACGGAAGTCCGATGCCAAGACAAGATATTCAAGGGAAAAATATGTTTGGTTCTGTTGCTCAAGGTATAAATATGGAGCACTTGCAGCAAGTGAATTCGGAGCAAAGAAATGTGCCAATTGAAGATTTTCATGGGAGGCAAGAAGTAGGTGGATCATCAGAGACTTCACAGGAAAAGATGGTAATGCAGGTTCCACCTTCACAGAATGTGGCCACCCTGGATCCAACTGAAGAGAAAATCTTGTTTGGTTCAGATGACAATCTGTGGGATGGATTTGGCAGGAATACAGGATTCAATATGTTGGACAGTGCAGATAGTTTTGGGGGATTTCCTTCTCTCCAGAGCGGAAGCTGGAGTGCACTTATGCAGTCTGCTGTAGCCGAAACATCTAGTACTGAAACAGGCATACAGGAAGAGTGGAGTCGTCCAAGTTTCCGGAATAATGAACGTTCATCTGGGAATGAGCGGGCTTCAGCCATTGATAGCAGCAAACAGCCAGTTTGGGCCGACAATAACTTGCAGTCAGCCCCCAATATAAATTCAAGACCTTTTCTTCGGCCAGATGATGTTAGCAGGCCCAATTCTGTAAGCTATTCTGGTGTTCCCGGATTTCATCAGTCAAGTGTTGATACTGTACCAGAACAGCGTGACAGGTTACAGACCGACACTTCTCAAAGATCAATTCCACAGTTTTTAGAAAGAGGCAAATGGTTAGATTGCGGCCCGCAGCAAAAACCAATTGCTGAAGGGAATCGTGTTTATGGAAATGCTGCTGATTCTTCAGGTATAGAAATTAATGAAAAGGTTATTTCTGGTTCATGGACCCATCAACAGATGCTACCATCCCCAAATAGTAGTGGTGAGGCACTCAATAGATCTAATGGATGGAATGGAATTAAATCAGCCCCATCTGATAACAGTTCTACTCTTAAGGCTCGTGAAAATGAAAACATGTTTCATTCCCGTCATGAAGATGCTAGACAAGAGACAAGCCATGTATCTGCAATGTGGGAGCCTGGTTCTGATACTAATTCATCAGCTGGATTGGAACATGTTAAGTCTCCAGCTAATATGCAGATTTGTGGGGAAGATACTGGTATGAATGGCATTGGTGCTATACCAAACCCAGGTGCTACATGGGTCAGCAGGCAAAACAACCAGCAACTTCATAACGTTGATGCATGGAGACATTCTGATTCCATGGGGAGCTATGGAAATGATGGTCCAGGAAAATATCGGTTTCATATGGAGAAAAACCCTCTAGTTTTGGAATCATCTAGGAATGAGAAATTAGAAGGAGACATTCATGATAGtgagaataaaaatgaaaaatcagCAGATGGTGTTGGCTCTAATTCATCTCACCATAGAGTTGCCAGTTTTGATGGAAGTGATTCACGTAGTCCAAAGGTATCTGCTGGTGCAGGAAATCGAAGAACTCCTGTAACTCGTAAATTTCAGTTTCACCCTATGGGGGATGTTGGTGTTGATATGGAGACTCATGGAAACAAACATGCCATAAATTCACATCCTACACCCCATCAACCTTTTGGAGGACTTAAAGGACATGACCAAAGCTATCCTGGGCAGTCAAAGTATGGTCATTCTGATGAAAATTATACTGAAACAGAGAAG AGGAATGCACCTGCTTTTCAGGGTGAgacaaaaagcttggatgataaTACTTCAAAAACCGCACTGCCTGGCCAAATACCCAAGACATTAGCCCCCTTTGATAGAAGTGTCACTAATTATGCCTTAAACAAGACTGCTTCTCCCAG TCAAAAtattcttgagcttcttcataaAGTGGATCAGTCAAGGGAGCATGGCATTGCAACAAAAACAAGCACTTCTAACCGTCATTTATCTTCCAGGGTGCCGGATACTGAATCTTCTGATGGGTCTCAACGGAATCAAAGTTCATCTCAGGGATTTGGTTTACAGTTGGCTCCTCCCACTCAAAGGCTTCCTGTGGCATCATCTCGTGTTACATCTGAAACAGTGGATAAGGGCAATACATGGTTGTCTTCTACTCAGAATTTTCCTTCTCGAGAGTCATCTCATGAGCTTAGGAATAACATTTCTGGTTCCTCAGGACAAGTTTTTGATAAAGCCTCACAGTACAATGTGCTGGGAAATATGTCACAGGATTTGTCATCTGGGTTTCCTTTCTCGAGGATCCATACTCAAAATCTAAACAGGGCTAGTTTTGTTGGAAAAGCTTCAAATAGTCAATCTTCCAATGCAAATTTTGTTGATCAGACTGTTCCCGCAAATCAGATGGATGAATATGGTGAAAGATCTCACACTAGTCAATCTGAATCAGTATCTGCTCGGGATATGCCTCGTCCAAGTGGTATAGACCAATTCAATTCAAGAGACCCTTCCATGCAAACTTCGGCATCAGAGACTGCCGCTGCCACAGTTTCTCATCCTTCTGTAACATTTAGTGCATCTATGCAAGGCACCGCTTCAAAAGTTCTACACAACGTATGGACCAACGTTTCTGGCAAGCAACTTCCTAACTCCTCAAAGATTCCTTCCCGTCTCCAACCAATTAATGTTTCTGAAACCACAACCTGGCCATTGAAGCCAGGTATTGAAGATTCAAAGGATGGTAATGAAATCTCTCGGCAGCAGATGTTGTCTGAGAGTGTTGAGGCTGCGGATGAGACAGCAAGCGCGTCACATGTGAAGGAAAAAGTTGGGAAGGGTATACCCGATGCATCTCAAACTAGTCCAGCTGCTACTTCTAGAGATATTGAAGACTTTGGCCGGTCTTTGAGACCAAATAACTTTTTACACCAGAACTTCCCTTTGCTAAATCAGGTTCAGTCCATGAAAAATATTGAGATTGATCCCAGTAATCGAGATGTCAAGAGATTCAAAGTTTCAGATAATGCGATAGATAAACAGCAGGAAGATTTCAACCAAGGACGGCAGTCATATGGATATGATACCATGGTCAAAGATGTGTCGGGTGATAGTTCTACAGTGCCTCCAGCTGATCCTAATATACCAGGCTTCCCTACGAAGCCAGTTGATGGTCGAGACACTAATGCATCTTCTCTGGATGTGGGTGGATATGGTCAGAAAAATGCTCTCAATGTCTCCAACAGTAACAATCCAGCTTCTATTAGAAGTGAACATCCTATGATAAATCCTCAGATGGCTCCATCGTGGTTTGAACAATATGGAACTTTTAAAAATGGTAAAATGTTGCCTATGTATGATGCACGGGCGATGGCTCCTCCTAAACCTATAGACCAGTCTTTCACTGTGAGGAACCAGTCTGATAGTGTGCATCTTGGCAAGTCAATGGAGCAAGTTAATAGTCTTGGTGATGCTGGTAATGCTAGGCTAAGTCCAACGCCCACTTCCTTTTCAAGCGAGCATGTTCCTTCTCGGTTATTGCCTCCTGCAATTGAATCTGATTTACTCACAAGACCTAAGAAGCGGAAAAGTTCCACATCTGAACTCATTCCATTTCATAAAGAATTGGAACAGGGCTCTGAAAGGCTTCAAGATATCAG TGCTGCAGAATTAGATTGGGCCCAAGCTGCAAATAGATTGGTTGAGAAG GTTGAAGAGGATACCGAGCAAAATGAAGAACCAACAATGAAATCAAGAAGACGGCTTGTTTTGACAACACAgcttatgcagcaattatttaaCCCTCCGACAGCAGCAGTTCTCTCTGCCGATGCCAAATCGAACCATGAAAGTCTGGTCTACTCTGTTGCTAGACTAGTTTTAGGAGATGCATGCAGTTCAGTCTCACAGTCTGGAAGTGGTGGTAGCAAGAAACT GCTGCATGATAAACTTAAATCATCAGAGAAGAACGATCATTACATTAGGCAAGTGGAAGACTTTGTTGGTAGAATGAGGAAACTGGAAAATGATATATTGAG ATTGGATAACAGATCCTCAATTTTGGACTTGAGAGTGGAATGTCAAGATTTAGAAAGATTTTCTGTGATCAACCGGTTTGCCAAGTTCCATGGAAGGGGGCAAAATGATGGGGCAGAGACCTCATCTGCTGATGCAGCTCGAAATGCTCATAAACCAAGCCCCCCTCAGAGATACGTTACTGCTGTTCCGATGCCTAGAAATCTCCCAGACAGGGTACAATGTCTTTCactttga